A DNA window from Thermoanaerobaculales bacterium contains the following coding sequences:
- a CDS encoding radical SAM protein has protein sequence MPPPPSHGIQQAWLNVTAECNNRCSHCYYAHRLSSSSPHLNERNAKGILRLLSSLGVDDCALIGGEPTLSPWLCETIRYGTSRNLTMGVVTNGRQFSDLDYCKRVLDAGTKKISISLEGASAETHDQITHRTGSFSESLRGLQNLLSLGFPVDVITTVCRSNAGEIRDVIALLGSLGLEHGVLNLCTPSIDPSRDVGDVLPPMAFATTITDLLEHVPKGTALSVVTPFPICLLKAVSNTTPPFGICQMYHGEGLTIDVDGTVIPCTHFAGAGLFPLFDQQGDVIEDPDWFLTNWNTQGASFRERLWTYPASWCTDCDDWQSCLGGCPLFWTAYDPEQTIADAIGRARPNR, from the coding sequence ATGCCCCCACCGCCATCGCACGGCATCCAGCAAGCATGGCTCAACGTCACAGCAGAGTGCAATAACCGGTGCAGCCACTGTTACTACGCGCACCGACTTTCGTCCTCGTCCCCGCACCTCAACGAGCGGAACGCTAAAGGCATCCTCCGGTTGCTGAGCAGTCTTGGAGTGGACGACTGCGCTCTCATCGGTGGAGAGCCAACCCTATCCCCGTGGCTTTGCGAAACGATTAGGTATGGAACATCCCGCAACCTCACGATGGGAGTAGTGACCAATGGCCGGCAATTCTCTGACCTGGACTACTGCAAGCGTGTCCTGGACGCCGGTACGAAGAAGATCTCCATATCTCTCGAGGGAGCATCGGCGGAGACACACGATCAGATTACTCACCGTACGGGGTCGTTTTCCGAGAGCTTACGCGGTTTGCAGAATCTACTCAGCCTGGGGTTCCCAGTCGACGTGATCACGACTGTTTGCAGGTCAAATGCTGGCGAAATCCGTGACGTCATCGCTCTTCTCGGTTCACTTGGACTCGAGCACGGGGTTCTGAACCTCTGCACACCTTCAATCGACCCGTCGAGGGACGTCGGCGACGTTCTGCCGCCGATGGCATTCGCGACGACAATCACCGACCTCCTTGAGCACGTGCCGAAGGGAACCGCTCTCTCCGTTGTGACCCCCTTCCCCATCTGCCTGCTGAAAGCGGTATCCAACACCACGCCTCCATTCGGAATCTGCCAGATGTACCACGGCGAGGGACTGACAATTGACGTGGATGGCACGGTGATTCCCTGCACCCACTTCGCCGGCGCCGGACTGTTTCCTCTGTTTGACCAGCAAGGCGACGTCATCGAAGATCCAGACTGGTTTCTCACCAACTGGAACACTCAAGGCGCGTCGTTCCGGGAGAGGCTGTGGACCTACCCAGCATCGTGGTGCACTGACTGCGACGATTGGCAATCGTGCCTAGGCGGCTGCCCACTCTTTTGGACCGCCTACGACCCGGAGCAGACAATCGCGGACGCGATTGGACGAGCGAGACCGAACCGTTGA
- a CDS encoding site-specific integrase, whose amino-acid sequence MIDPNRNKEAYLRWRHATDGLIGGANTESARLLRQFLDDMEAGRNVGRGARKGGRGYARLNTLRHRLAMLARVLDERYAVSRVATVSEEQIHALFRDMRNGGITTQRGDTYRSTGDYVNAFRTFWHWHMRVQRKFGVVVDDICVDLDDSTEKPPWVYLTEEDVRTLCDHAKHEYRVLLGFLFDTGIRSPTELVNVRVEDLLEGATKLRIREATSKTFGRTINLMRCPDLLRAHIKEKRLVPGDQLFQISPPVVNRYLRRLAARVLGDGRTLGGARYSELTMYDFRHSSACYWLPRYKSENALKYRFGWKRSEMIHYYTQFLGMQDTITEEDLCTAPERSAIEQRLMQTEQEKRLLAEQVASLQGEMQQILAVVQQLTKKVGQRLEHAASETYPMDRASE is encoded by the coding sequence GTGATCGACCCCAACAGGAACAAAGAAGCCTACCTGCGCTGGAGGCACGCGACTGACGGTCTGATTGGCGGTGCCAACACCGAGAGCGCGCGCCTCCTCAGGCAGTTTCTCGATGATATGGAGGCGGGCAGGAACGTTGGCCGGGGAGCAAGAAAAGGAGGCCGCGGCTACGCGCGCCTCAACACCTTGCGTCACCGGCTTGCGATGCTCGCCCGCGTGCTCGACGAGCGGTACGCCGTCTCTCGGGTCGCTACGGTCAGCGAGGAGCAGATTCACGCGTTGTTCAGGGACATGCGCAACGGCGGCATCACGACGCAACGCGGCGACACGTATCGGTCGACCGGGGACTATGTGAACGCGTTTCGGACGTTCTGGCACTGGCACATGCGCGTCCAGCGGAAGTTCGGCGTCGTGGTGGACGACATCTGCGTGGACCTCGATGACTCGACCGAGAAGCCCCCATGGGTCTACCTGACGGAAGAGGATGTGCGGACGCTGTGTGACCATGCCAAGCACGAGTACCGGGTGCTCCTCGGCTTCTTGTTCGACACAGGGATTCGCAGTCCGACGGAGCTCGTCAACGTGCGCGTAGAGGATCTGCTTGAGGGCGCGACCAAACTGCGGATCCGGGAGGCGACGAGCAAGACCTTTGGCAGGACGATCAACCTGATGCGCTGCCCTGATCTTCTTCGAGCGCACATCAAGGAGAAACGACTTGTGCCAGGCGACCAGCTGTTTCAGATCTCGCCGCCCGTCGTGAACCGTTACCTCCGACGCCTCGCGGCGCGCGTCCTGGGCGATGGTCGAACGCTCGGCGGTGCCCGATACTCAGAACTCACGATGTACGACTTTCGGCACTCCTCAGCGTGCTACTGGCTGCCCCGGTACAAGAGCGAGAACGCGCTCAAGTACCGGTTCGGCTGGAAGCGCTCGGAGATGATCCACTACTACACCCAGTTCCTCGGCATGCAGGACACGATCACCGAGGAGGATCTGTGCACGGCGCCTGAGCGGAGCGCGATCGAGCAGCGCCTCATGCAGACCGAGCAGGAGAAGCGCCTCCTGGCAGAGCAGGTCGCCTCCCTCCAAGGCGAGATGCAACAGATACTCGCCGTGGTGCAGCAGCTGACGAAGAAGGTCGGACAGCGGCTTGAGCATGCGGCCAGTGAGACGTACCCGATGGACCGGGCAAGCGAGTAA
- a CDS encoding JAB domain-containing protein, whose translation MTSYPDYSGAPSVTAGASYQPCDTLALPGAVAAHARGATPSKNLNARHSDAAEQAAMQTIARYRLGLVHEGEVPYGTSARCDRPESAAPFLHRILATYDREVVGGLYLNHRHDAIGHTIAYIGTLTQALVEPRGLLVPALLANATGVIVFHNHPSGDPTPSSDDIALTRRLVSAGEIVGISVLDHIVLGEAPHYASIRQVRPW comes from the coding sequence GTGACCAGCTACCCTGACTACAGCGGTGCTCCCTCTGTGACAGCGGGAGCCAGCTACCAGCCGTGCGATACGCTTGCCCTGCCCGGCGCCGTCGCCGCTCACGCGCGTGGAGCCACTCCTTCCAAGAACCTGAATGCACGCCACAGTGACGCCGCCGAGCAGGCCGCGATGCAGACGATCGCTCGCTATCGCCTCGGCCTTGTCCACGAAGGTGAGGTGCCCTACGGAACCTCCGCCCGGTGCGACCGGCCGGAGAGCGCAGCGCCGTTCCTCCATCGGATCCTCGCAACGTACGACCGCGAGGTCGTGGGTGGCCTCTACCTCAACCACCGCCATGACGCCATCGGCCATACCATCGCGTACATCGGCACACTCACACAGGCGCTGGTTGAACCGAGGGGCCTCTTGGTGCCGGCGCTTCTCGCTAACGCAACGGGCGTGATCGTCTTCCACAATCATCCCAGCGGCGACCCAACGCCAAGCAGCGATGACATAGCCCTCACACGGCGGCTCGTCAGTGCCGGCGAGATCGTCGGCATCTCCGTGCTTGACCACATCGTGCTCGGAGAGGCGCCGCACTACGCGTCCATTCGACAGGTGCGGCCGTGGTGA